Proteins found in one Bombus terrestris chromosome 1, iyBomTerr1.2, whole genome shotgun sequence genomic segment:
- the LOC100649952 gene encoding regulator of chromosome condensation isoform X2, giving the protein MPPRKATKRPASAPAKNQREPKQIRKKQELVVKPDLRQSAIGGVILVFGQGDVGQLGLGEEVVEKTRPATVPGYQDVVSIAAGGMHNVCLRQDGGVLTFGCNDEGALGRDTSRDGSETEPDSVDLPGKAIQVTAGDSHSAALLEDGRVFAWGSFRDSHGTMGLTLNGNERFPIEMLPNVKIVKIASGADHLVLLDKNGHIYTCGCGEQGQLGRVAARAASRNTRHGMGPLLTPGLVEFKVTKKLEFDDIWAGTYCTFAKEYQKGDIYVFGLNNYYQIGLKDPVTHFHPQISKTFSGKTWRHISSGQHHTIALDDSGQVFVMGRKEYGRLGLGSNCLDAKELTLVPSLSSFKCIDIAAGSAQSFAVTELGDLYSWGMGSSGQLGTGEEEDVEIPTLVKGKQLEGKTVIRVAGGGQHTLSLATIHPVKEKTAG; this is encoded by the exons A TGCCGCCAAGGAAAGCAACAAAACGACCAGCTTCGGCTCCTGCAAAAAACCAACGAGAGCCAAAACAGATAAGGAAAAAACAAG AATTAGTTGTGAAACCCGATTTACGACAATCTGCGATTGGCGGCGTAATATTGGTATTTGGACAAGGTGATGTTGGACAACTTGGTTTAGGAGAGGAAGTTGTTGAAAAAACACGTCCAGCAACTGTTCCTGGATATCAAGATGTAGTATCTATAGCAGCTGGTGGTATGCACAATGTGTGCTTAAGACAAGATGGAGGAGTATTAACGTTTGGTTGCAATGACGAAGGAGCATTGGGAAGAGATACATCTAGAGATGGTTCTGAAACTGAACCAGACTCTGTTGATCTACCCGGCAAAGCCATTCAGGTGACGGCTGGGGATTCCCATAGTGCTGCTTTATTAGAAGATGGACGAGTATTTGCATGGGGTTCCTTTAGg GATTCTCATGGTACCATGGGTCTAACTCTAAATGGAAATGAACGGTTCCCAATAGAAATGCTGCCTAATgtaaaaatagttaaaataGCATCTGGTGCTGATCATTTAGTATTACTTGATAAAAATGGGCATATATACACGTGTGGATGCGGAGAACAAGGTCAATTAGGACGAGTAGCTGCTAGGGCAGCTAGTAGAAATACCCGTCATGGTATGGGACCTTTATTAACTCCTGGATTAGTTGAATTTAAAGTTACTAAGAAATTAGAATTTGATGATATATGGGCCGGAACATATTGTACATTTGCTAAAGAATATCAAAAGggagatatatatgtatttggactaaataattattatcaaattg GCTTAAAAGATCCTGTTACTCATTTTCATCCACAAATTTCAAAAACCTTTAGTGGAAAGACCTGGAGGCATATTAGTAGTGGACAACATCATACAATTGCTCTAGATGATTCTGGTCAAGTATTTGTTATGGGCCGTAAAGAATATGGCCGCCTTGGACTCGGATCTAATTGTTTGGATGCAAAAGAATTAACACTAGTTCCTAGCTTAAGTTCCTTTAAATGTATTGACATTGCAGCAGGTAGTGCCCAATCGTTTGCTGTTACTGAATTAG GAGATTTATATTCATGGGGTATGGGTTCAAGTGGCCAGTTAGGtacaggagaagaagaagatgttGAGATACCTACACTAGTCAAAGGAAAGCAATTGGAGGGGAAAACAGTGATACGAGTTGCTGGTGGAGGACAACATACACTATCATTAGCGACGATTCATCCGGTAAAGGAGAAAACTGCtggttaa
- the LOC100645617 gene encoding mitochondrial import inner membrane translocase subunit Tim10 — MAGLPQFNEEQLKLVQDIEIEMMTDMFHRMTAACHRKCIPPKYVSSELSKGESVCLDRCIAKYLDVQERIGKKLQQISMQESKFVEQPKLS, encoded by the coding sequence ATGGCTGGATTACCTCAGTTTAACGAAGAACAATTGAAACTAGTGCAagatatagaaatagaaatgaTGACTGATATGTTTCATCGCATGACGGCAGCATGTCATAGGAAATGTATTCCACCAAAGTATGTCAGTTCAGAACTAAGCAAAGGTGAATCAGTGTGTCTTGATCGTTGTATTGCTAAATATTTGGATGTACAAGAACGTATTGGTAAAAAGCTTCAACAAATTTCCATGCAAGAAAGCAAATTTGTAGAACAACCAAAATTAAGTTaa
- the LOC105665794 gene encoding G patch domain and ankyrin repeat-containing protein 1 homolog isoform X2, whose translation MLKQSNFFSHNIDVTWKTFVRESCEPTVSTEKEDHCLGFQNDEARKAYEEITNEKSDVTSHPEQKHYKSKIFNNQVITAKQFSSNERTKYNQITTEKVTINAILKAVEQKDLKFLSKYVTWENVNLTDDFGWTPLMSAAYCGHLDVIEFLLNLGANRKARERSGLTAAQLALKKNYLNIVALLKKKSEPTPNKTLPETVTNASGTNIDVPLQIRSELVGHLNNCTDIIHKGNDDRKECSNEGTGFYCKICKVNFYQTTWKKHETSTLHIFNSKPKLTNIMYGISKQNKGYQMLLNYGWDEQGGLGPTGKGMKYPIKTCLKSDRKGIGQTNEKEYRALKHIQKVEEKANEILTDRQEIIALDKRRNNDRVGMRALQKQNCEKLWITIGPLLLKMPSKTAEELLVKDQTECNIEINKLRSNLKIKVNELRDLELNPPVPGLMLQPMSHQEMSVIKQILGQNS comes from the exons atgttaAAACAAAGTAACTTCTTCTCTCATAACATCGATGTTACATGGAAAACATTCGTTCGAGAATCTTGCGAACCAACAGTATCTACAGAAAAGGAAGATCACTGCTTAGGTTTTCAAAATGATGAAGCAAGAAAGGCATATgaagaaattacaaatgaaaaaagCGATGTGACTTCACATCCAGAACAAAAACATTACAAAtcaaaaatattcaacaatCAAGTTATAACAGCAAAACAGTTTTCATCAAATGAAAGGACAAAGTACAATCAAATTACTACAGAAAAAGTGACAATTAATGCTATATTGAAAGCAGTAGAACAAAAAGATCTGAAATTTCTTTCAAAGTATGTGACATGGGAAAATGTTAATTTGACCGATGATTTTGGTTGGACTCCTCTCATGTCAGCTGCATATTGTGGTCACTTAGAtgttatagaatttttattaaatcttggTGCCAATAGAAAAGCTAGAGAAAGATCTGGTCTAACTGCAGCACAATtggcattaaaaaaaaattatttaaatatagtcGCATTGCTGAAGAAAAAGTCAGAACCTACACCTAACAAAACATTACCAGAAACAGTTACAAACGCTTCTGGAACAAATATTGATGTTCCATTACAGATAAGGTCAGAGCTTGTAGGACATTTGAATAATTGCACTGATATTATCCATAAAGGTAATGATGATAGAAAAGAATGTTCCAATGAAGGTACAGGATTTTACTGTAAAATTTGTAAAGTTAATTTTTACCAAACAACTTGGAAAAAGCATGAGACATCCACGCTTCATATTTTCAATAGTAAAccaaaattaacaaatataatgTATGGAATatcaaaacaaaataaaggttACCAAATGCTTTTAAATTATGGATGGGATGAACAAGGTGGTCTTGGTCCTACAGGAAAAGGAATGAAATATCCCATTAAAACCTGCCTAAAATCTGATAGAAAAGGAATAGGACAGACCAATGAGAAAGAATACAGA GCTttaaaacatatacaaaaagtagaagaaaaagCTAATGAGATCCTTACCGATCGGCAAGAAATAATTGCCTtggataaaagaagaaacaatgATAGAGTTGGAATGAGGGCACTGCAGAAACAGAATTGTGAGAAACTTTGGATAACTATTGGACCATTATTGCTCAAGATGCCATCCAAAACTGCAGAGGAATTACTTGTCAAAG ATCAAACAGAATGtaacattgaaattaataaGCTAAGaagcaatttaaaaattaaagtgAATGAATTGAGAGATTTAGAACTTAATCCACCTGTTCCAGGTTTAATGTTACAACCCATGTCTCATCAAGAAATGTCAGTCATAAAACAAATTTTAGGTCAAAATTCTTAA
- the LOC105665794 gene encoding G patch domain and ankyrin repeat-containing protein 1 homolog isoform X1, with translation MLKQSNFFSHNIDVTWKTFVRESCEPTVSTEKEDHCLGFQNDEARKAYEEITNEKSDVTSHPEQKHYKSKIFNNQVITAKQFSSNERTKYNQITTEKVTINAILKAVEQKDLKFLSKYVTWENVNLTDDFGWTPLMSAAYCGHLDVIEFLLNLGANRKARERSGLTAAQLALKKNYLNIVALLKKKSEPTPNKTLPETVTNASGTNIDVPLQIRSELVGHLNNCTDIIHKGNDDRKECSNEGTGFYCKICKVNFYQTTWKKHETSTLHIFNSKPKLTNIMYGISKQNKGYQMLLNYGWDEQGGLGPTGKGMKYPIKTCLKSDRKGIGQTNEKEYRVTHFKPGDTTAVNDFKTSKSKCLNKKDREKLLNREVRKERVLRIALS, from the coding sequence atgttaAAACAAAGTAACTTCTTCTCTCATAACATCGATGTTACATGGAAAACATTCGTTCGAGAATCTTGCGAACCAACAGTATCTACAGAAAAGGAAGATCACTGCTTAGGTTTTCAAAATGATGAAGCAAGAAAGGCATATgaagaaattacaaatgaaaaaagCGATGTGACTTCACATCCAGAACAAAAACATTACAAAtcaaaaatattcaacaatCAAGTTATAACAGCAAAACAGTTTTCATCAAATGAAAGGACAAAGTACAATCAAATTACTACAGAAAAAGTGACAATTAATGCTATATTGAAAGCAGTAGAACAAAAAGATCTGAAATTTCTTTCAAAGTATGTGACATGGGAAAATGTTAATTTGACCGATGATTTTGGTTGGACTCCTCTCATGTCAGCTGCATATTGTGGTCACTTAGAtgttatagaatttttattaaatcttggTGCCAATAGAAAAGCTAGAGAAAGATCTGGTCTAACTGCAGCACAATtggcattaaaaaaaaattatttaaatatagtcGCATTGCTGAAGAAAAAGTCAGAACCTACACCTAACAAAACATTACCAGAAACAGTTACAAACGCTTCTGGAACAAATATTGATGTTCCATTACAGATAAGGTCAGAGCTTGTAGGACATTTGAATAATTGCACTGATATTATCCATAAAGGTAATGATGATAGAAAAGAATGTTCCAATGAAGGTACAGGATTTTACTGTAAAATTTGTAAAGTTAATTTTTACCAAACAACTTGGAAAAAGCATGAGACATCCACGCTTCATATTTTCAATAGTAAAccaaaattaacaaatataatgTATGGAATatcaaaacaaaataaaggttACCAAATGCTTTTAAATTATGGATGGGATGAACAAGGTGGTCTTGGTCCTACAGGAAAAGGAATGAAATATCCCATTAAAACCTGCCTAAAATCTGATAGAAAAGGAATAGGACAGACCAATGAGAAAGAATACAGAGTGACTCATTTTAAACCTGGAGATACTACAGCAGTTAATGATTTTAAAACATCTAAATCAAAGTGCTTAAACAAGAAAGACAGGGAAAAATTACTCAATAGGGAAGTTAGAAAAGAAAGAGTGCTGCGCATTGCtttgtcataa
- the LOC100645400 gene encoding protein misato, whose amino-acid sequence MTSREILTIQLGHYSNFIGSHWWNIQESNFSYDPDNPSEINHDVLYREGQNLKKQVTYTPRLLLIDLEEAFGYLKKQGTLYDVTQSEEAQQYLWDDKKVQVLKKEAVDKTPFIKSLDESSEASNSTSSPPNLENNISSWVDYLLPRFHPRTLNVIKHHKHDGAMYPFSIFTYGKNLWNTEQFSDDFSERIRAYVEECDLMQGFQIILDSMDCFAGIGASCIQHLRDEYGKSIVSFPCIDSKKTEPSTSNVIKILNTALCWQHIGEYASLFSPLCCGETAWPQIGEPRIFNHLTYNSEVKYHSSAILATALDTLTIRYRRREYPNVVLSDLCADLNKLGRKAVATSLTLPFPMTAKADLIDVLDEFEGPLWTSLTPNCDIPMDKNMQSIVLRGISEERLKRPISDAMKQMSKPAYRCSTVHEMMMLYLACTCHASATYLSNISSPLNIKPPYPKIFNNNITETGDVIGWPVGTDVQSVPVMAGLHSGNSLSSMYESLHDQLSKIKSIKKFHAFTDSGLEEDEFNECLNHLLDCKENYEDHYM is encoded by the exons ATGACATCTCGAGAAATATTAACTATTCAATTAGGTCATTATTCCAATTTTATCGGTAGTCATTGGTGGAATATACAG gaATCTAATTTCTCTTATGATCCTGATAATCCATCTGAAATAAATCATGATGTTTTATACAGAGAAGGTCAAAACTTAAAG aaacAAGTTACTTACACTCCTAGATTGCTACTTATAGATTTGGAAGAAGCATTTGGATATCTGAAAAAACAAGGGACTTTATATGATGTTACTCAGTCGGAAGAAGCCCAGCAATATTTATGGGATGATAAAAAGGTACAGGTCTTGAAGAAAGAAGCAGTTGATAAAACTCCATTTATTAAAAGCTTAGATGAATCTTCTGAAGCATCAAATTCAACATCGTCACCTCCCAATTTGGAAAATAACATCAGCTCGTGGGTAGATTATCTATTACCTAGATTTCATCCCAGGACATTGAATGTCATTAAGCATCACAAACACGATGGAGCAATGTATCCATTTAGTATCTTTACTTATGGAAAAAATTTATGGAATACAGAACAATTCTCAGACGACTTTTCTGAAAGAATAAGAGCTTATGTTGAAGAGTGCGATTTAATGCAAGGATTTCAG atAATTCTAGATTCTATGGATTGTTTTGCTGGAATCGGGGCATCATGTATACAACACCTAAGAGATGAATATGGAAAAAGTATTGTGTCATTTCCATGTATAGACAGTAAGAAGACTGAACCTTCTACATCCAACGTGATTAAAATACTCAATACAGCTTTATGCTGGCAACATATAGGAGAATATGCTTCATTATTTAGTCCACTATGTTGTGGAGAAACAGCTTGGCCACAAATTGGAGAACCGCGTATATTTAATCATTTGACGTACAATTCTGAAGTAAAGTATCATAGCAGTGCAATTTTAGCTACTGCATTGGACACATTAACTATTAGATACAGGCGAAGAGAATATCCAAATGTAGTTTTATCCGATTTATGTGCGGATCTCAATAAACTGGGTCGAAAGGCAGTCGCAACAAGTCTAACTTTACCGTTCCCGATGACTGCTAAAGCAGATTTGATTGACGTCCTGGACGAATTTGAAGGACCATTATGGACAAGTTTGACACCAAATTGTGATATACCAATGGATAAAAATATGCAAAGCATAGTATTACGTGGAATTTCCGAAGAAAGATTAAAACGACCTATTTCTGACGCAATGAAACAAATGTCAAAACCAGCGTATAGATGCTCTACTGTACACGAAATGATGATGCTTTATTTAGCATGCACTTGTCATGCATCAGCAACttatttatcaaacatttcATCACCACTGAACATAAAACCTCCATATCCAAAAATTTTCAATAACAATATTACTGAAACCGGGGACGTTATTGGGTGGCCTGTAGGAACAG atgtTCAGTCCGTTCCTGTTATGGCTGGTTTACATAGCGGAAACAGCCTTAGTTCGATGTATGAATCTTTACATGATCAACTGAGCAAAATAAAAAGCATAAAGAAATTTCATGCATTCACAGACTCTGGATTGGAAGAGGACGAGTTTAACGAATGCCTCAATCACTTGCTCGATTGCAAAGAAAATTACGAAGATCATTACATGTAA
- the LOC105665806 gene encoding calcium and integrin-binding family member 3 encodes MGNKVATFTEEQLEDYQDCTFFTRKEILRIYKRFRDMGDPGAVPRSMTPQQASTLRIPLSCLTRIPELKENPFRQRISEVFAKCQNSGLSTSDVSNEGICFEEFLEMMSVFSEHAPRDLKVFYAFKIYDFDEDGVLGLNDLERTCRQLVQDGLNTDEVATVCRKVLEESDIDGDGVLSYLEFEHVVTRASDFMATFHIRI; translated from the exons ATGGGAAACAAAGTAGCTACATTCACCGAGGAACAATTGGAAGATTATCAAGATTGCACGTTCTTTACCCGAAAAGAAATCCTAAG aatatataaacGGTTTCGGGACATGGGAGACCCTGGGGCAGTTCCACGATCCATGACGCCTCAACAGGCATCGACACTTCGTATACCACTATCTTGCTTGACACGCATACCTGAATTAAAG GAAAATCCGTTTAGACAACGAATTTCAGAGGTGTTCGCAAAATGCCAGAATTCGGGATTGTCAACGTCCGATGTTTCAAACGAAGGAATCTGCTTCGAGGAGTTCCTTGAGATGATGTCAGTTTTTTCGGAACACGCACCCAGAGACTTGAAGGTGTTCTACGCTTTTAAGATTTACG ATTTTGACGAAGATGGGGTATTGGGATTGAATGATTTAGAACGAACCTGTCGACAGTTGGTTCAAGATGGTTTGAATACCGACGAAGTGGCCACGGTGTGTCGAAAAGTTTTGGAAGAAAGCGACATCGACGGTGACGGTGTTTTATCCTATCTAGAGTTTGAACATGTCGTAACAAGAGCCTCAGATTTCATGGCAACTTTCCATATAAGAATTTAA